From a region of the Hevea brasiliensis isolate MT/VB/25A 57/8 unplaced genomic scaffold, ASM3005281v1 Scaf5, whole genome shotgun sequence genome:
- the LOC110647437 gene encoding LOW QUALITY PROTEIN: cytochrome P450 89A2 (The sequence of the model RefSeq protein was modified relative to this genomic sequence to represent the inferred CDS: inserted 1 base in 1 codon) → METWFLILVTISISALLKPIFHLLFSSKNSPYSLPPGPFKFPIIGNILWLRKSFAEIEPIIRSLHKKLGPMVTLHIGSNPTIFIADRSLAHQALVQSGAVXANRPQAPATNKISTNNQHNINSSFYGPTWRLLRRNLTSEILHPSRVKSYNHARKWVLQILVNRFESQSKSGDPVRVMDNFRYAMFCLLVLMCFGDKLDQKQIEEIERVERSAILNAVKFNILNFMPRLTKIVFRKRWSQFLQLLKDRQEVLIPLIRARKKASEERQSKLNDKKDDYVLSYVDTLFDLQLPDEKRNLTEKEMVSLCNEFLNAGTNTTSTALEWIMANMVKHSHIQEKLFREIKGVVREGQEEVKEEDLQKLPYLKAIILEGLRRHPPAHFVLPHAVTEDVVLDKYLVPKNANINFMVADMGWDPEVWEDPMAFKPERFMGSDNSSGEVFDITGSKEIKMMPFGVGRRICPGYGLAMLHLEYFVANLIWKFEWKAMDGDDVDLSEKLQFTMVMKNPLQALISPRFK, encoded by the exons ATGGAAACCTGGTTTCTGATCCTCGTCACCATCTCCATCTCTGCCCTTCTGAAGCCTATTTTCCACCTTTTATTTTCTTCCAAGAATTCCCCCTACAGCCTCCCTCCAGGCCCCTTTAAGTTCCCCATCATCGGCAACATTTTATGGCTCCGTAAATCCTTCGCCGAAATCGAGCCCATCATTCGCTCGCTGCACAAAAAGCTCGGCCCTATGGTCACTCTCCACATCGGTTCTAACCCCACCATTTTCATCGCCGATCGCTCCCTAGCCCACCAAGCGTTGGTCCAGAGTGGTGCAG TTGCTAATCGTCCACAGGCTCCTGCTACTAATAAAATTTCCACTAACAATCAGCATAATATCAACTCGTCCTTCTACGGCCCTACTTGGCGCCTCCTCCGCCGGAATCTTACCTCAGAAATCCTCCATCCTTCAAGGGTCAAGTCATACAATCATGCTCGCAAGTGGGTTCTGCAAATTCTCGTCAACCGGTTTGAATCGCAGTCGAAATCTGGAGATCCTGTTCGCGTTATGGATAATTTTCGGTACGCCATGTTTTGCCTGTTAGTCCTCATGTGTTTCGGCGACAAGCTCGATCAGAAACAAATTGAAGAAATTGAGAGAGTAGAACGTTCTGCCATTTTGAATGCTGTGAAATTCAATATACTCAATTTCATGCCAAGATTGACCAAGATAGTGTTTCGTAAACGTTGGTCACAGTTTTTGCAGCTTCTAAAGGATCGACAAGAAGTATTGATTCCATTGATAAGAGCAAGAAAGAAGGCCAGTGAAGAGCGACAGAGCAAGTTAAATGACAAAAAAGATGACTATGTCTTATCGTACGTTGATACCTTGTTCGATCTGCAGCTTCCTGATGAGAAAAGAAATCTTACAGAGAAGGAAATGGTGAGTTTGTGCAATGAGTTTCTTAACGCAGGCACGAATACTACTTCCACAGCCTTGGAATGGATCATGGCAAATATGGTAAAACACTCACATATTCAAGAGAAGCTTTTCAGAGAAATTAAAGGGGTTGTTAGAGAGGGTCAAGAAGAAGTAAAAGAAGAAGATTTGCAGAAGCTGCCATATTTGAAAGCAATCATTTTAGAAGGGCTAAGGCGGCACCCACCAGCACATTTTGTTTTGCCACATGCGGTGACTGAAGATGTAGTTTTGGATAAATATTTAGTACCCAAAAATGCAAATATAAATTTCATGGTGGCAGACATGGGATGGGATCCAGAGGTTTGGGAGGATCCCATGGCTTTTAAGCCTGAAAGGTTTATGGGTAGTGATAATAGCAGTGGAGAAGTGTTTGATATAACAGGGAGTAAGGAGATTAAGATGATGCCATTTGGGGTGGGAAGGAGAATTTGCCCTGGATATGGATTAGCAATGCTTCATTTGGAGTATTTTGTGGctaatttgatttggaaatttgAGTGGAAGGCTATGGATGGAGATGATGTTGACTTGTCTGAGAAGCTACAGTTTACAATGGTAATGAAGAATCCATTACAGGCCCTCATATCTCCCAGATTCAAATAA
- the LOC131177468 gene encoding uncharacterized protein LOC131177468 isoform X2, which translates to METASSDMKNFYRQRKSNRGGITKSSSKSTSKSKKKLPKHAIGSDITQPMTLISHGAPDLQDDYDKHEEVLRQFDMNMAYGPCLGMTRLARWERAQRLGLNPPEEIECLLKGGKVNSDCLWDGRV; encoded by the exons ATGGAAACAGCATCCAGCGATATGAAGAATTTCTACCGGCAAAGGAAGAGCAACAGAGGTGGCATCACAAAGTCCTCTTCTAAATCAACCTCTAAGTCCAAGAAGAAATTGCCCAAACATGCTATCGGCTCTGATATCACCCAGCCTATGACCCTCATTTCTCACGGCGCACCGGATCTTCAAG ATGATTATGACAAACATGAAGAAGTGCTGAGGCAATTTGACATGAACATGGCATATGGGCCGTGCCTTGGGATGACCCGGCTGGCGAGATGGGAGCGTGCTCAACGTTTGGGTCTGAACCCACCTGAAGAAATTGAGTGTCTGTTGAAGGGCGGAAAAGTTAACTCAGATTGCCTGTGGGATGGCCGTGTTTAG
- the LOC131177468 gene encoding uncharacterized protein LOC131177468 isoform X1 — protein METASSDMKNFYRQRKSNRGGITKSSSKSTSKSKKKLPKHAIGSDITQPMTLISHGAPDLQVLVDDYDKHEEVLRQFDMNMAYGPCLGMTRLARWERAQRLGLNPPEEIECLLKGGKVNSDCLWDGRV, from the exons ATGGAAACAGCATCCAGCGATATGAAGAATTTCTACCGGCAAAGGAAGAGCAACAGAGGTGGCATCACAAAGTCCTCTTCTAAATCAACCTCTAAGTCCAAGAAGAAATTGCCCAAACATGCTATCGGCTCTGATATCACCCAGCCTATGACCCTCATTTCTCACGGCGCACCGGATCTTCAA GTTTTGGTAGATGATTATGACAAACATGAAGAAGTGCTGAGGCAATTTGACATGAACATGGCATATGGGCCGTGCCTTGGGATGACCCGGCTGGCGAGATGGGAGCGTGCTCAACGTTTGGGTCTGAACCCACCTGAAGAAATTGAGTGTCTGTTGAAGGGCGGAAAAGTTAACTCAGATTGCCTGTGGGATGGCCGTGTTTAG